The sequence TTACTCTCAGCGAtttatttaaattcagtttttaaaagcaaaaaatgattaaaaaataaataaaaagaacattattaagtacaaaatataaaaattaaaatatatatatttagcacGAATTCTGCTTCGATgcgcgtcacacacacacacaaataaatataaataaaaaccacCAGCACGAAGTTCCACCGATGAAGAACCGACCTCGTCTTCCAGTGAGATCACAGTGTGACGGCCGAGTCCAGCGCCCACAGTCCAAGGGtacaagggtgtgtgtgtgtgtgtgtgtgtgtgcgtgtgtatgtttcGGCCCATCCTCTTGAGAAAAATGTttttagaaggaaaaaaaaagaaaaaaactaccaTATTCATGcaaactatcatgtcattcattGTGTTTTCTCTCAGTGCtggttggtggtgttggtgttgttgttgttgttgttgttgtctttaggCACTGCCGTCCTGCTTGTGCCGCTGGCTGCGCGCCTTGTAGACCTCGATCAGGAGGTCTTTGACGTACTGGATCTCTCGCTCCACCGACTCCGCCTTGTCGCGCAGCTCCCGGTTCTGCCCCTCCAGGCcgtgaagctcctcctccaggaggtcaAGCTCCGCCCTCTTTCTCAGCCGGTACCTGCAACACAACGGACTGCGGTCGGTCGGGTTCCTCCTGCTGCCTCTCGACTTCATGAAGggtttgaccttttgacctctaccctaaaaataacttatttctcttttttttccacaaacTTCTTACTCCAGTTTCTACGAGGCAGCTCATTGGCCGAGGGGGCGAGGCAGCTCATTGGCCGATGTACAGCAGCTGGTTTACGTAACATTTGAGTCAAAAGTATTCAGGATTCATAAGAAGTGATGGATAagcttaaaataaatatataataaatataataaaatattctttttacttAGACTGATATAATCACATCTcatcaaaacatttttaatacagtttttttACATGCGTTTTTAATTAAGCATGCAGaatataattaatatgaaatcggtaaaatctaaaatatatcaaataaacattttaaaggtttttcGGTTTTAAGCATCcagaatattataaataatttttTCATATGAATATAATCAGAAATGTATGAAAGGTTTTGACAAGCTTTTGGATATAATATGAAATcagtaaaagaaaaatccattTAATGTACGTTTTTAAGTGTGTAAAATTAAGCATCAAgaatattatatgaatataatcaGAATTCTTAAAAGAAATAAGATTGTTAAATGCTTTTGAATAATATGAAATCATTAAAACtcacattttaattgttttatgttttaagcatcaagaatattattaatattttttccatgattaagaaaaaaaacatttgaatacaGATTTCATAAACAGTTTTTTAAGGTTTTAAGCATTcagaatattaataatactaGAACTAAATAAATAGAATCAGTTAAAGTAATTCTCCAGAGTTCCTGTAGAAACGTGtcacaacaggaagtggagcgcgTGGCGACCTCGCCGCGTCTCACCTGTGCGCCGCCGTTTTGTTCTGGtccctcttcttctgcttccgCTCCCCGGTGGCGGCCTCCGGCGGGGCGCCGCCCATCAGCGGCGGCGGCTTGGCGGCGCAGCACGGCTCGTCCTTTAGCCTCTGGGCGGGCCGGTGCACGGCGGCGCCCATCAGCGCGCCCTCGCCGTCCCCCCGGGACAGACATTCGTAGCTTTGGTCCGCAAGGCATTCTGGGTAGAGGTAGTGGCCGTGCTGGGGCTCCACGGCGTGCgcctgcggcggcggcggcggcggctccaggTCTCCGATGAAGCTGTGGTACGGCTCGGCGGCCTGCtggtgcaggtggtgcaggtggtggtggtggtggaagtAGCCGTCGCCGGCCGCCATTGTCTCTTGGGGCACGCCCCCGGAAAGTCCGACCTCCGgcggcccggcggcggcggcgccgtcgTAGCCGGCGTTGGGGCTGTGCTGGGCGCCGTCGGGCCGCCGCTGGAGGCCGTCGTAGGCGCCGGCGAGGCAGAAGCCGCGTGCGATCTCCTCGCTGCAGAACACGCCCTCGGAGAAGCAgtagctctcctcctccttcagcgCCTCCCTCGCCCCCCGCCGGGCGCCGCTCTTGCTCGCCTTCAGCGTGGAGTAGTGGCTCGCCGGCGGCTCGCCGCCCCCCGAGTAGCTCCCCCGCGGGCCCCACGCGTCGAGCCCCGCGTCCTCGCCGACCTTCGCCGCCTCGCTGACGACCCTCcgcccgttgttgttgttgttgttgttgacgttgttgCCGTGGTGGTGGTAGCGGTGGTGGTAGTTGTACGGCGCCGGTCGCGCCACTTTGGTCCTGCCGACGGGGGCGCCGCCGCAGAAGCCGGCCAGGTCCAGCTCCCCTGTCGCCAGGGTGACCGCCACGGGGCTCTCCGATTGGCCGGCGCCGTACGAGCCGTAGGGCAGCTGGTAGTACGACGGCGAGCCGGCGGCCGCGGCGCCGCGGTCGCATCGCGGCGGCTTCTCCAACTTGCCGGCCGGCGTGGACTCGGAGCGGAAGTAGTCCTCCAGCTGGGccagctcctcctgcagcagaGAGGTCATGACCTCCAGGTCCGAGGGCACCTTGACATCCTGGTCCAGCGGCGAGGGGGGGAGGGACGAGCGTGGCGAGGACGCGGCGGTCGACACAAACGAAGACAAGTCGACTTTCTCTGTCATCCAATCAGAGTGACCGTCACCTAGGCAACAGAGCGTTGGTTCAAACAACATGTGATGAAATCAATCAGACCaagcagtgtgtgtctgtttgggtagacaaataaataaaaacattctgtAAAGAAATGTATTTGAATTTAAAATCATGGGAAATAAAATAGACTTaataaaattacaaatataCATTCAGTATAAAATTCATGAGAAAAAATTCAAATCACGCCAAGCTGGAAAGGATGAACGTGAGaaaatttaaaatgaataaataaatacattctaTAAAAAATGAGAATAATCACACAAGCTGGAGAGAAttaaatgaaatttaaaaaaagattcttgaaaaatattaatttaaaaaataaggatgaagaggatgaacgtgagaaaattaaattaaattaaataacattgaaaaaaactttagaaaaaaattaataaaaaataaattttaaaaatcacGTTAACTGGAGAGGATGGAcatcagaaaataaaataaaattaatttggtaaaaaataaaaaaaatacattcttAAAAGAAATTCTAAAATCACACAAGCTGGAGATGTGAAACAtgagaaaattaaaataaattaagcaacataaaaaaaaacattcttgaaaaacatttttaaattcatgCAAGCGATGAGCGtgagaaaatgtaattaaatttaaaaaagaaatttcgtaaaaaaattaaataaatgaaaaccaCAGCTTAAGCTGGAGAATATGAATGTGagaaaaatgaattaaatgtaaaaaatacattctgtacattttcaaaaaataataattaaataaataaaaaacacgcaAGCCGAGAGGATGACCgtgagaaaacaaaataaatatagaaattctgtgaaaaaaataaaataaatgaagacattgtgtaaaaataaaataatcacgcAATCCGGAGCGGATGAAcgtgagaaaataaaataaaaggtgaAAGAGTCGATAAGCGATAGAATCCAAGTGGCCGACTAACCGATCATCTGAAAGTGATTGACCGGCATCGTGCGATACGCTTCCACGTATCTGTACTCACTGTACGACATCGGCCCCGTGCTGCACTGCGGCTTCGACCTCGGGATGTGGGGAATAAAAAAGCGTCTCGGCGAAAACTCACCAATTAAGCGCCGCCTCTccgctggctccgccccccaccCGGGCCGCGATTGGCTGCCGCGCTCGCCCGTGGAAACGAAGGGAATCTTCCTGCGAAGGACCGACGGCGCCATCGTGGCGTCTGCTCCGGGAAAATTGTTGAAAAGCACAAACCGGGAACCGGCTGGAAGAAACCAAGAAGACGAGTGAAGACCTGCGGGGGGGGGCGCTCACGCAATAACTACAAATATTAGAAATATGTTTCAGctttttacacatttttcaCAAGCACCAATAAATAAGCCCAGAAATTgtcattaatatttaaaaataaaactacaaacttaatttaaaaaacttaaACGAGTTCAAATCTACTTTTTCATCCACCATTGAATGTAATTATCACTCACATGtttttatgaaatatttttCTTAGCATTATTAAGACTTTCACCTGACTAAAACATTATTCAAgaattcaaacaaacaaacctatTTATATAAAGTTATTTTCCAGaatgtaactttaaaaaaaacttttatgaagaaacaaaaaagataaagtgactttaaaaatataaataaaagtatataaataGTGCcgattttaaatgtaatttaatgttttaatcaaACAGAGAAATTAGAGTTTAAACTAGTTTgttagagaaaaaaaagaaaataaagacgtttttctttatttgtttcccccctccgcccccctcccttcAAAGCTAAATAAAGCCGGTTAAACTTACCGCATAGTTCCTGGAGAGTCTCGCGCCACCCGGCGGAGCTGCCCGGACAGGGGGCCGCCGGTGGCGAGGTGCGGGCGGCCGGTGGCGGGGTGCGGGCGGCCGGTCTCTCGGCCCCCTCTGGCGGCCAGGGGACTCTTCATGAGGCGCGGACGGAGCTGCGCAGCGCAAAGTTTTTAAATCCGCTACTTTCTGGAACTCCATGCGCCGGCGACCTGATCACCCCGGGATCACTCCGCGGTTTACAGAGTTCAGACCGGCCGTTACGTCATGAAGCCGGGACTCCCCCCAAGTTTATTACGTTACATTTGAGTTATAAACGAGAGGAACTTCAATACATACATTTAGAATCACTCTAATGTCGCTTCTGttctttttaaagtatttaaataacGTCACTGCGTTAAAATAAAAGTCCGTAAACCCACTCGCGTCTCCAGCTCCTCAACAGTGCTCTAAATAACACTCTACCGTATTTGTTTTAGTAGAAGAAGAACTAAAGAACCGGAAACTCACTTTTCTTCAGCGGCGGGGGGATTCGCGCCGGCTGTAGCCGGATCTAGTTTCTCGGCGCGCGCGCGGCGGCGGAGGGACACCGTGTTGCAGTTGAAGGTGTAACTTTAGTTGCAGTCCTGTTGCATCACGTCCGCGGGGGATTCGCTGGCTGCCGGAGCAGCGCGGCTCCTCATTGGTTCATCTGAGCTGCGTTCCTATTGGCCGGCGGTCTCCTGTGATTATCACACATTAACACCGACCTGGAACCGGTTCACCGGGACCGGGAGGGACCGGGACCCAGTCAGACTGCCGCTTAGGGATCAATtagtgtttgcgtgtgtgtgtgagtgtgtgtgtgtgcgtgtctgtgtgagtgtgtgtgtatctgtgtgtgtgtttgtatcagaataatcaaacaatcaaatacacaaagtacacaTAAGTTGTTAAAGTTTAATGTGTCGTGAGAAAAGTTCAGATGTCAacgtgtcaacaacaacaacatgttgctTTAAATGTTTATCCACTATAAACATATTACACACTCCTGATGAACGCTCATGACTTTTGTTTAGCaagagaagcacacacacacacatacacacagatacacacagacacacacatagagatacacacagacacatccacacacacacacacacatatacacacacaaatacacacagatacacacacatagagatacacacagacacatccacacagatacacacacatatatacacacacccacagacacacacactcacacactcgcacatagacacacacactcacatacacactcacacatggacacacacactcacacacagacacacatattcacacacactcacatatacactcgcacatagacacacacactcacatacacactcacacatggacacacacactcacacacagacacacatattcacacactcacacattcacacacacacattattaaacatgtatcaatatatttaattattttctgaACAGAACTGCAACGTGTAAATTAATATTTGGTCTTTTAACAATATGAAgtctttattcattattttattgaaCAATAATCTGTCAAGTTTATTTGGTAATAATTAAAAACCAACGTTTAAAACACTATGTAGACGTTTAATAAACAGCTTATAGCTCACTATCATGTAGTTAAccgtgtaaacaacaacaacaacaacaacagcagcaacaacacatTGAAACTCATAGAGAACGTCTTCAAGGAGAAGTTACAGGAAACATTATAAACACGTGTGTTCCTAAAGGGTAATAAAGCTTTATAACACATGTTATGAACCTTTATTACCCTTTATGAACACAAGTCTGTGTTTCAAtttactaaataaaaataatacatctacatatatatatatatgtatatataaatatataagtatgtgtgtgtgtgtgtgtgtgtcgagctgctgcaggtgagactTTGATCCTTTAAAATGAAATTCACCTTTAATGTGACACATTAGTGTCGAGCCGTCACAGTTCTATTGAATGTGACCtctgcagtgagacaggtgtgtgagtgtgtgtgtgtgtgtgtgtgtgtgtgtgtctgtgtgtgtgtgtgtgtgtgtgagtgtgtgtgtgtgcacggcgGCGGGCGGCCCCTCATTAGTAAAACCGGTGCGGCCCGGCGTGGCTCCTCTCGCTGGCTTCTTGTTGCCATAGCGATAGGCAACACACCGGCTCACCCGTGCATTGGCATccctgtagccccccccccccag comes from Pseudoliparis swirei isolate HS2019 ecotype Mariana Trench chromosome 20, NWPU_hadal_v1, whole genome shotgun sequence and encodes:
- the LOC130210739 gene encoding uncharacterized protein LOC130210739, which codes for MAPSVLRRKIPFVSTGERGSQSRPGWGAEPAERRRLIGDGHSDWMTEKVDLSSFVSTAASSPRSSLPPSPLDQDVKVPSDLEVMTSLLQEELAQLEDYFRSESTPAGKLEKPPRCDRGAAAAGSPSYYQLPYGSYGAGQSESPVAVTLATGELDLAGFCGGAPVGRTKVARPAPYNYHHRYHHHGNNVNNNNNNNGRRVVSEAAKVGEDAGLDAWGPRGSYSGGGEPPASHYSTLKASKSGARRGAREALKEEESYCFSEGVFCSEEIARGFCLAGAYDGLQRRPDGAQHSPNAGYDGAAAAGPPEVGLSGGVPQETMAAGDGYFHHHHHLHHLHQQAAEPYHSFIGDLEPPPPPPQAHAVEPQHGHYLYPECLADQSYECLSRGDGEGALMGAAVHRPAQRLKDEPCCAAKPPPLMGGAPPEAATGERKQKKRDQNKTAAHRYRLRKRAELDLLEEELHGLEGQNRELRDKAESVEREIQYVKDLLIEVYKARSQRHKQDGSA